One segment of Poecile atricapillus isolate bPoeAtr1 chromosome 35, bPoeAtr1.hap1, whole genome shotgun sequence DNA contains the following:
- the AMHR2 gene encoding anti-Muellerian hormone type-2 receptor — MGRPGPHNLTCVSYKHPSVRGALGGAGGAAAGAVRCPPGQCCVGIWNRSQALVQGCWGGRGDACPSATCAPSPAGHPGSSVLLCLCHGHLCNGNATGTAAAGLGGTRQGPVPGQGGSVGTLWLWGAGPLLLILLTCLGILGLRWTRARTGQPPQRGRRIGVPPEPPSPDLPALHFLQVLQSGRFSAVWRGTLRQRPVAIKAFAAGAGRRFAAERAVHALPLMEHENVARLLDTRAAGPRARGGLLVLQLYPAGSLRHFLGQHVGTWAGSVRLALSLARGLAFLHQELWRDGLYKPSVVHRDLSSQNVLVREDGTCAIGDFGLALALPPRAQDGTGARHAVTIRKAGTQRYLAPEILDESLDLRAWGRALRQADVYALSLLLWEILSRCQALSPGAPVPPFRLAYEAELGSSPSGAQLRRLAADERRRPLIPPAWHRAPQPGGALPELLEDCWDPDPEARLSAERALQRLQRLAAGPAPAPEDPGPGVAPRQVLESPAMWNPGAGQPPPPNPVYPPNPTYPPQVPPPNPVYPPPAAPPNPL, encoded by the exons ATGGGGCGCCCAG GCCCCCACAACCTGACCTGCGTGTCCTACAAGCACCCGAGCGTGCGGGGGGCGctggggggcgcggggggggcggCGGCCGGCGCCGTTCGCTGCCCCCCCGGGCAGTGCTGCGTCGGCATCTGGAACCGCAGCCAGGCTCTGGTGCAGG gctgctggggcgGCCGGGGGGACGCCTGTCCCTCGGCCACCTGCGCCCCCAGCCCCGCGGGACACCCCGGCAGCTCCGTGCTCCTGTGCCTGTGCCACGGCCACCTCTGCAACGGCAACGCCACGGGGACAGCGGccgcggggctggggggaaccCGCCAGGGCCCAG tgcccgGCCAGGGGGGATCCGTGGGGACCCTGTGGCTGTGGGGTGCCGGCcccctcctcctcatcctcctcacctGTCTGGGCATCCTCG GACTGCGCTGGACAAGGGCCCGCACCGGTCAGCCACCGCAGAGGGGACGGAGAATCGGGGTCCCTCCGGAGCCCCCCAGCCCGGACCTGCCTGCGCTGCATTTCCTGCAG GTGCTGCAGTCGGGCCGCTTCTCGGCGGTGTGGCGGGGGACGCTGCGCCAGCGGCCCGTGGCCATCAAGGCGTTCGCGGCCGGGGCTGGCCGGAGGTTCGCGGCCGAACGCGCCGTGCACGCTCTGCCGCTGATGGAGCACGAGAACGTGGCCAGGCTGCTGGACACCAGAGCGGCCGGACCCCGCGCCCGAGGGGGACTCCTGGTCCTGCAGCTCTACCCGGCC ggctccctGCGCCACTTTCTGGGGCAGCACGTGGGGACCTGGGCGGGCAGCGTGCGCCTGGCGCTGTCCCTGGCCCGCGGCTTGGCCTTCCTGCACCAGGAGCTGTGGCGTGACG GGCTGTACAAGCCCAGCGTGGTGCACCGGGACCTGAGCAGCCAGAACGTGCTGGTGCGGGAGGACGGGACCTGCGCCATCGGCGACTTCgggctggcgctggcgctgcccCCGCGCGCCCAGGACGGCACCGGCGCCCGGCACGCCGTGACCATCCGCAAG GCGGGCACCCAGCGGTACCTGGCACCCGAGATCCTGGACGAGAGCCTGGACCTGCGGGCCTGGGGCCGGGCGCTGCGCCAGGCCGACGTCTACgcgctgtccctgctgctctgggagatcCTGTCCCGCTGCCAGGCCCTGAGCCCCG GAGCCCCGGTGCCGCCGTTCCGGCTGGCGTACGAGGCCgagctgggctccagccccagcGGGGCTCAGCTGCGGCGTTTGGCTGCGGACGAGAGGCGGCGGCCGCTCATCCCCCCCGCCTGGCACCGCGCCCCCCAG CCCGGGGGGGCTCTGCCGGAGCTGCTGGAGGATTGCTGGGACCCGGACCCCGAGGCGCGGCTCTCGGCCGAGCGGGCGCTGCAGCGGCTCCAGCGCTTGGCCGCGGGGCCCGCACCGGCCCCGGAGGACCCCGGCCCGGGGGTCGCCCCCCGCCAG gTCCTGGAGTCTCCCGCCATGTGGAACCCTGGTGCAG GACAGCCGCCCCCCCCCAACCCCGTGTACCCCCCGAACCCCACGTACCCCCCCCAGGTCCCACCCCCCAACCCCGTGTACCCCCCCCCCGCGGCGCCCCCCAACCCGCTG